A region of Silurus meridionalis isolate SWU-2019-XX chromosome 15, ASM1480568v1, whole genome shotgun sequence DNA encodes the following proteins:
- the znf532 gene encoding zinc finger protein 532 isoform X3: MLVFFFFSGFHFHLNAIHPSLHPRAWVLAHFLKTMGDMKTPDFDDLLAAFDIPDMVDPKAAIESGHDDHEGHLKQNAHHDDDSHVPSTADVGVSVIVKNVRNIDANEHSLSDKDIHSSVGNGMHNGFMTMSPNNRFSKDGNKLQKSGNRGTEVTGSRYNQFSPISSADEFDDDDKIEVDDPLDRQNNLPSFRPNPLTGLSSKQEELSSNLSANGPTKMGTNGNYNHLRAGNTNTNGTLGNPNAYNPPKLRKTEDHLKEVQGQDGKEAREPAVGLSMTNLSQAKAKSSAKLSSCIAAIAALSAKKTSIDLTAAEHTINNQDSPKEAKESPKMTEKIPEQESALELAKKMLSKQPESPCSVTSENSSKGSPSSSAGSTPVIPKVRIKTIKTSSGQIKRTVTRVLPEFDSEGLKKGFDSGSIVVSSFLSSPSSNSVLSSTTRTALPTTVVATSGGSTIEVTKQMTIKPVATAFLPVSAVKTAGSQVINLKLANNTTVKATVIPAASVQSASSAILKAANAIQQQTVVVPASSLANTKLVPKTVHLTNLNLLPQPASASDFHQVLSKPQQPMKQAMMASQPSKKVSRVQVLASSQSSVVEAFNKVLSSINPVPVYVPNLCPPSAACISLPSRGYKCLECGDSFALEKSLTQHYDRRSVRIEVTCNHCSKNLVFYNKCSLLSHARGHKDKGVVMQCSHLILKPIPADQMILTPSVTSSAPISTTGHGSSAGNQGKTETTVISAPSSAPVVAAMPLDEDTSRVCRSNLKCLECNEVFQDESCLAMHYQQAAESSSQKTCTICQMLLPNQCSFASHQRIHQHKSPYICPECGAICRSVHFQSHVTKNCLHYTRRVGYRCIHCSVIFADVAALKSHTQGSHCEIFYKCPICPMAFKSAPGTHSHAYTQHPGVKIGEPKLIYKCSMCDTVFTQQILLYTHFDQHLSSQKVSVFKCPDCSMHYAQKQLMLDHIKSTHGTLKSIDGPPNLGIHLPLSSKPINSLTPNSNSKDSSPLNSQEKMDKKPSSPVKKSANGTNIHTKGVSSSVSSSCPGWTCKECDRLFTQREVFIAHMKREHGKQLKKHPCRQCDKSFSSSHSLCRHNRIKHKGVRKVHSCPHCPDSKCTFTKRLLLEKHIQLMHGIKDVERKVGVESSSTEECTVKDQVRRPKRKLNSDGEDAEEEEEEEEVEEVAEKEEVRRKGIPGRKRTSSSCPQPLKKLKVSVVKTQRCAVCSFSTTELPLFQKHLPSHKTDGSSHQCTECGLCYTSRHSLARHLFIVHKMKEPPSAEQQENAPNVPDTQCRVCGKTFDTEPALNTHMRTHGMAFIKSKRLRVAEK; the protein is encoded by the exons atgcttgtttttttttttttctccggcTTCCATTTCCATCTTAacgccatccatccatccctccatccccgAGCCTG ggTTTTAGCTCATTTTCTTAAGACCATGGGCGACATGAAAACCCCAGACTTTGATGATCTACTAGCGGCCTTTGACATTCCTGATATGGTCGACCCCAAGGCCGCGATCGAATCCGGCCACGATGACCACGAGGGGCATCTCAAACAAAACGCCCACCATGATGATGACTCTCATGTTCCCTCGACGGCAGATGTTGGAGTAAGCGTTATAGTAAAGAATGTTCGTAACATTGATGCCAATGAACACTCACTTTCAGACAAAGATATCCATTCTTCAGTCGGAAATGGAATGCACAACGGATTCATGACCATGTCGCCTAACAACAGGTTTAGCAAAGATGGCAACAAGCTTCAAAAAAGTGGAAATCGTGGAACCGAAGTGACTGGTTCTAGGTATAACCAGTTCAGTCCTATTTCCAGTGCTGATGagtttgatgatgatgacaagATTGAAGTCGATGACCCTTTGGACAGGCAAAACAATTTACCTTCTTTCAGACCAAATCCGCTTACAGGACTTAGCTCGAAGCAAGAGGAGCTTTCCTCTAACCTTTCAGCCAATGGTCCAACTAAGATGGGAACTAATGGCAATTACAACCATTTAAGAGCTGGAAACACCAATACCAATGGCACTTTAGGAAATCCAAATGCCTACAATCCTCCAAAACTAAGAAAAACAGAAGACCATCTCAAAGAGGTACAAGGCCAAGATGGAAAAGAAGCAAGAGAACCAGCTGTTGGGTTGAGTATGACCAACCTGTCTCAAGCTAAGGCTAAATCTTCTGCCAAGCTATCATCCTGCATTGCTGCTATTGCTGCCCTTAGTGCAAAAAAGACCAGCATAGACTTGACAGCTGCAGAACACACTATCAATAACCAGGATTCTCCAAAAGAGGCGAAGGAGAGTCCAAAGATGACAGAAAAGATCCCAGAGCAAGAGTCAGCCCTAGAGCTTGCCAAGAAAATGCTTTCCAAACAACCTGAGAGTCCCTGTAGTGTTACCAGTGAGAACAGCAGCAAAGGGTCTCCATCATCGTCTGCCGGATCCACCCCTGTCATTCCTAAAGTGCGCATTAAAACCATTAAGACATCTTCAGGTCAGATTAAGAGGACTGTTACTAGGGTTCTGCCGGAGTTTGATTCTGAAGGTCTAAAGAAGGGATTTGACTCAGGATCTATCGTAGTATCCTCATTCCTGTCTTCTCCTTCATCAAATTCTGTTTTGTCCTCTACTACTCGAACAGCACTCCCTACCACAGTGGTGGCGACTTCCGGAGGTTCAACCATCGAAGTCACAAAGCAAATGACTATCAAGCCTGTCGCGACTGCCTTTCTACCAGTGTCCGCAGTAAAAACCGCTGGCTCCCAGGTAATCAACTTGAAACTGGCAAACAATACAACCGTAAAAGCCACAGTTATACCTGCTGCATCTGTTCAAAGTGCCAGCAGTGCCATTCTCAAAGCTGCCAATGCTATTCAGCAACAAACCGTTGTGGTACCTGCTTCCAGCCTTGCCAACACCAAACTTGTGCCAAAGACTGTTCATcttaccaacctgaacctccttCCCCAACCTGCTTCAGCCTCCGACTTCCACCAGGTTCTGTCTAAACCTCAGCAACCCATGAAGCAAGCCATGATGGCCAGCCAACCTTCTAAGAAAGTGTCACGTGTGCAAGTTCTGGCCAGTTCCCAGAGTTCAGTGGTCGAGGCCTTCAACAAGGTCCTGAGCAGCATCAACCCTGTGCCGGTGTATGTTCCTAATCTTTGCCCTCCTTCCGCAGCATGTATTTCATTACCATCCCGTGGTTATAAATGCCTTGAATGTGGTGACTCCTTTGCTCTTGAGAAAAGTCTAACTCAGCATTATGACAGAAGAAGTGTTCGTATTGAGGTCACATGCAACCACTGCTCCAAGAACTTGGTCTTCTACAACAAGTGCAGCCTCCTATCCCATGCCAGAGGACATAAAGACAAAGGTGTGGTCATGCAATGTTCCCATCTTATCTTAAAGCCTATCCCTGCTGATCAGATGATCTTGACTCCATCTGTGACCTCCAGTGCCCCCATTTCAACAACAGGGCACGGTTCTTCTGCAGGAAATCAGGGCAAAACTGAAACCACAGTGATCTCTGCACCTTCTTCGGCTCCTGTAGTTGCTGCCATGCCCCTAGACGAAGACACTTCGCGAGTGTGTCGATCGAACCTGAAGTGCTTGGAGTGTAACGAGGTGTTTCAAGACGAGTCATGTCTGGCCATGCACTATCAACAGGCTGCCGAGTCGAGTTCGCAA AAAACCTGCACCATTTGCCAAATGCTGCTGCCAAACCAGTGCAGCTTTGCCTCCCATCAGCGAATCCATCAGCACAAGTCTCCGTACATCTGCCCAGAGTGTGGCGCCATCTGTCGATCTGTCCATTTCCAATCCCATGTCACCAAGAACTGCCTGCACTACACACGTCGAGTGGGCTACCG ATGCATCCACTGTAGCGTGATCTTTGCTGACGTTGCCGCTCTCAAGTCACACACCCAGGGTTCCCACTGTGAAATCTTCTACAAATGCCCTATCTGCCCCATGGCCTTCAAATCTGCCCCGGGTACTCACTCCCACGCCTACACTCAGCATCCGGGGGTGAAGATCGGAGAGCCTAA GTTGATCTACAAATGCTCCATGTGTGATACCGTCTTCACGCAACAGATTcttctatacacacactttgaCCAGCACCTTTCCAGTCAGAAAGTGTCTGTCTTCAAGTGTCCAGACTGCTCCATGCACTACGCCCAGAAGCAGCTCATGCTGGATCACATTaag TCCACACACGGGACACTGAAGAGCATCGACGGTCCCCCGAACCTCGGCATTCATCTCCCACTCAGCAGCAAGCCCATCAACTCCCTGACCCCCAACTCCAACAGCAAAGACTCGTCTCCTCTAAACAGTCAGGAAAAAATGGACAAGAAGCCGTCGTCTCCTGTGAAGAAAAGCGCTAACGGGACCAACATCCACACTAAGGGTGTCTCGTCGTCTGTCTCGTCCTCGTGTCCTGGGTGGACGTGTAAGGAGTGTGACCGTCTCTTCACACAAAGAGAAGTCTTCATCGCTCATATGAAGAGAGAACATGGGAAG cAACTGAAGAAACATCCGTGTCGACAGTGTGACAAGTCGTTCAGTTCTTCACACAGTCTCTGCAGACACAATCGGATCAAACACAAAGGTGTTCGGAAAGTTCACTCCTGTCC CCACTGCCCCGACTCCAAATGCACTTTTACCAAGAGGCTGCTGCTGGAGAAACACATCCAGCTGATGCACGGCATTAAAGATGTGGAGAGGAAGGTGGGGGTGGAGTCCAGCAGCACAGAGGAGTGCACTGTTAAAGACCAG GTACGGCGTCCCAAACGAAAGCTGAACTCTGACGGCGAGGAcgccgaagaagaagaggaagaagaggaggtggAAGAAGTAGCAGAAAAGGAAGAGGTTCGACGTAAGGGGATACCTGGCCGGAAGCGTACGTCCTCCTCGTGCCCTCAGCCCTtgaagaagctgaaggtgaGCGTTGTAAAGACTCAACGGTGCGCCGTGTGCAGCTTCTCCACCACCGAGCTGCCGCTTTTCCAGAAGCATCTCCCGTCGCACAAGACGGACGGCTCGTCGCACCAGTGCACTGAGTGCGGCCTGTGCTACACGTCGCGCCACTCGCTCGCGCGACACCTCTTCATCGTGCACAAGATGAAGGAGCCTCCGAGCGCCGAGCAGCAGGAGAACGCTCCGAACGTTCCGGATACGCAGTGCAGGGTGTGCGGAAAAACGTTCGACACCGAGCCGgcgttaaacacacacatgcgcactcACGGCATGGCCTTCATCAAATCCAAGAGACTGCGCGTAGCCGAGAAGTGA
- the znf532 gene encoding zinc finger protein 532 isoform X2, with product MKTLPVFNVDDVRDDFYSLLPVFHRLFCKQLVLAHFLKTMGDMKTPDFDDLLAAFDIPDMVDPKAAIESGHDDHEGHLKQNAHHDDDSHVPSTADVGVSVIVKNVRNIDANEHSLSDKDIHSSVGNGMHNGFMTMSPNNRFSKDGNKLQKSGNRGTEVTGSRYNQFSPISSADEFDDDDKIEVDDPLDRQNNLPSFRPNPLTGLSSKQEELSSNLSANGPTKMGTNGNYNHLRAGNTNTNGTLGNPNAYNPPKLRKTEDHLKEVQGQDGKEAREPAVGLSMTNLSQAKAKSSAKLSSCIAAIAALSAKKTSIDLTAAEHTINNQDSPKEAKESPKMTEKIPEQESALELAKKMLSKQPESPCSVTSENSSKGSPSSSAGSTPVIPKVRIKTIKTSSGQIKRTVTRVLPEFDSEGLKKGFDSGSIVVSSFLSSPSSNSVLSSTTRTALPTTVVATSGGSTIEVTKQMTIKPVATAFLPVSAVKTAGSQVINLKLANNTTVKATVIPAASVQSASSAILKAANAIQQQTVVVPASSLANTKLVPKTVHLTNLNLLPQPASASDFHQVLSKPQQPMKQAMMASQPSKKVSRVQVLASSQSSVVEAFNKVLSSINPVPVYVPNLCPPSAACISLPSRGYKCLECGDSFALEKSLTQHYDRRSVRIEVTCNHCSKNLVFYNKCSLLSHARGHKDKGVVMQCSHLILKPIPADQMILTPSVTSSAPISTTGHGSSAGNQGKTETTVISAPSSAPVVAAMPLDEDTSRVCRSNLKCLECNEVFQDESCLAMHYQQAAESSSQKTCTICQMLLPNQCSFASHQRIHQHKSPYICPECGAICRSVHFQSHVTKNCLHYTRRVGYRCIHCSVIFADVAALKSHTQGSHCEIFYKCPICPMAFKSAPGTHSHAYTQHPGVKIGEPKLIYKCSMCDTVFTQQILLYTHFDQHLSSQKVSVFKCPDCSMHYAQKQLMLDHIKSTHGTLKSIDGPPNLGIHLPLSSKPINSLTPNSNSKDSSPLNSQEKMDKKPSSPVKKSANGTNIHTKGVSSSVSSSCPGWTCKECDRLFTQREVFIAHMKREHGKQLKKHPCRQCDKSFSSSHSLCRHNRIKHKGVRKVHSCPHCPDSKCTFTKRLLLEKHIQLMHGIKDVERKVGVESSSTEECTVKDQVRRPKRKLNSDGEDAEEEEEEEEVEEVAEKEEVRRKGIPGRKRTSSSCPQPLKKLKVSVVKTQRCAVCSFSTTELPLFQKHLPSHKTDGSSHQCTECGLCYTSRHSLARHLFIVHKMKEPPSAEQQENAPNVPDTQCRVCGKTFDTEPALNTHMRTHGMAFIKSKRLRVAEK from the exons ATGAAAACTCTACCCGTGTTTAACGTAGATGACGTCAGGGATGACTTTTACTCGCTTTTGCCTGTATTTCATCGTTTATTTTGCAAGCAATT ggTTTTAGCTCATTTTCTTAAGACCATGGGCGACATGAAAACCCCAGACTTTGATGATCTACTAGCGGCCTTTGACATTCCTGATATGGTCGACCCCAAGGCCGCGATCGAATCCGGCCACGATGACCACGAGGGGCATCTCAAACAAAACGCCCACCATGATGATGACTCTCATGTTCCCTCGACGGCAGATGTTGGAGTAAGCGTTATAGTAAAGAATGTTCGTAACATTGATGCCAATGAACACTCACTTTCAGACAAAGATATCCATTCTTCAGTCGGAAATGGAATGCACAACGGATTCATGACCATGTCGCCTAACAACAGGTTTAGCAAAGATGGCAACAAGCTTCAAAAAAGTGGAAATCGTGGAACCGAAGTGACTGGTTCTAGGTATAACCAGTTCAGTCCTATTTCCAGTGCTGATGagtttgatgatgatgacaagATTGAAGTCGATGACCCTTTGGACAGGCAAAACAATTTACCTTCTTTCAGACCAAATCCGCTTACAGGACTTAGCTCGAAGCAAGAGGAGCTTTCCTCTAACCTTTCAGCCAATGGTCCAACTAAGATGGGAACTAATGGCAATTACAACCATTTAAGAGCTGGAAACACCAATACCAATGGCACTTTAGGAAATCCAAATGCCTACAATCCTCCAAAACTAAGAAAAACAGAAGACCATCTCAAAGAGGTACAAGGCCAAGATGGAAAAGAAGCAAGAGAACCAGCTGTTGGGTTGAGTATGACCAACCTGTCTCAAGCTAAGGCTAAATCTTCTGCCAAGCTATCATCCTGCATTGCTGCTATTGCTGCCCTTAGTGCAAAAAAGACCAGCATAGACTTGACAGCTGCAGAACACACTATCAATAACCAGGATTCTCCAAAAGAGGCGAAGGAGAGTCCAAAGATGACAGAAAAGATCCCAGAGCAAGAGTCAGCCCTAGAGCTTGCCAAGAAAATGCTTTCCAAACAACCTGAGAGTCCCTGTAGTGTTACCAGTGAGAACAGCAGCAAAGGGTCTCCATCATCGTCTGCCGGATCCACCCCTGTCATTCCTAAAGTGCGCATTAAAACCATTAAGACATCTTCAGGTCAGATTAAGAGGACTGTTACTAGGGTTCTGCCGGAGTTTGATTCTGAAGGTCTAAAGAAGGGATTTGACTCAGGATCTATCGTAGTATCCTCATTCCTGTCTTCTCCTTCATCAAATTCTGTTTTGTCCTCTACTACTCGAACAGCACTCCCTACCACAGTGGTGGCGACTTCCGGAGGTTCAACCATCGAAGTCACAAAGCAAATGACTATCAAGCCTGTCGCGACTGCCTTTCTACCAGTGTCCGCAGTAAAAACCGCTGGCTCCCAGGTAATCAACTTGAAACTGGCAAACAATACAACCGTAAAAGCCACAGTTATACCTGCTGCATCTGTTCAAAGTGCCAGCAGTGCCATTCTCAAAGCTGCCAATGCTATTCAGCAACAAACCGTTGTGGTACCTGCTTCCAGCCTTGCCAACACCAAACTTGTGCCAAAGACTGTTCATcttaccaacctgaacctccttCCCCAACCTGCTTCAGCCTCCGACTTCCACCAGGTTCTGTCTAAACCTCAGCAACCCATGAAGCAAGCCATGATGGCCAGCCAACCTTCTAAGAAAGTGTCACGTGTGCAAGTTCTGGCCAGTTCCCAGAGTTCAGTGGTCGAGGCCTTCAACAAGGTCCTGAGCAGCATCAACCCTGTGCCGGTGTATGTTCCTAATCTTTGCCCTCCTTCCGCAGCATGTATTTCATTACCATCCCGTGGTTATAAATGCCTTGAATGTGGTGACTCCTTTGCTCTTGAGAAAAGTCTAACTCAGCATTATGACAGAAGAAGTGTTCGTATTGAGGTCACATGCAACCACTGCTCCAAGAACTTGGTCTTCTACAACAAGTGCAGCCTCCTATCCCATGCCAGAGGACATAAAGACAAAGGTGTGGTCATGCAATGTTCCCATCTTATCTTAAAGCCTATCCCTGCTGATCAGATGATCTTGACTCCATCTGTGACCTCCAGTGCCCCCATTTCAACAACAGGGCACGGTTCTTCTGCAGGAAATCAGGGCAAAACTGAAACCACAGTGATCTCTGCACCTTCTTCGGCTCCTGTAGTTGCTGCCATGCCCCTAGACGAAGACACTTCGCGAGTGTGTCGATCGAACCTGAAGTGCTTGGAGTGTAACGAGGTGTTTCAAGACGAGTCATGTCTGGCCATGCACTATCAACAGGCTGCCGAGTCGAGTTCGCAA AAAACCTGCACCATTTGCCAAATGCTGCTGCCAAACCAGTGCAGCTTTGCCTCCCATCAGCGAATCCATCAGCACAAGTCTCCGTACATCTGCCCAGAGTGTGGCGCCATCTGTCGATCTGTCCATTTCCAATCCCATGTCACCAAGAACTGCCTGCACTACACACGTCGAGTGGGCTACCG ATGCATCCACTGTAGCGTGATCTTTGCTGACGTTGCCGCTCTCAAGTCACACACCCAGGGTTCCCACTGTGAAATCTTCTACAAATGCCCTATCTGCCCCATGGCCTTCAAATCTGCCCCGGGTACTCACTCCCACGCCTACACTCAGCATCCGGGGGTGAAGATCGGAGAGCCTAA GTTGATCTACAAATGCTCCATGTGTGATACCGTCTTCACGCAACAGATTcttctatacacacactttgaCCAGCACCTTTCCAGTCAGAAAGTGTCTGTCTTCAAGTGTCCAGACTGCTCCATGCACTACGCCCAGAAGCAGCTCATGCTGGATCACATTaag TCCACACACGGGACACTGAAGAGCATCGACGGTCCCCCGAACCTCGGCATTCATCTCCCACTCAGCAGCAAGCCCATCAACTCCCTGACCCCCAACTCCAACAGCAAAGACTCGTCTCCTCTAAACAGTCAGGAAAAAATGGACAAGAAGCCGTCGTCTCCTGTGAAGAAAAGCGCTAACGGGACCAACATCCACACTAAGGGTGTCTCGTCGTCTGTCTCGTCCTCGTGTCCTGGGTGGACGTGTAAGGAGTGTGACCGTCTCTTCACACAAAGAGAAGTCTTCATCGCTCATATGAAGAGAGAACATGGGAAG cAACTGAAGAAACATCCGTGTCGACAGTGTGACAAGTCGTTCAGTTCTTCACACAGTCTCTGCAGACACAATCGGATCAAACACAAAGGTGTTCGGAAAGTTCACTCCTGTCC CCACTGCCCCGACTCCAAATGCACTTTTACCAAGAGGCTGCTGCTGGAGAAACACATCCAGCTGATGCACGGCATTAAAGATGTGGAGAGGAAGGTGGGGGTGGAGTCCAGCAGCACAGAGGAGTGCACTGTTAAAGACCAG GTACGGCGTCCCAAACGAAAGCTGAACTCTGACGGCGAGGAcgccgaagaagaagaggaagaagaggaggtggAAGAAGTAGCAGAAAAGGAAGAGGTTCGACGTAAGGGGATACCTGGCCGGAAGCGTACGTCCTCCTCGTGCCCTCAGCCCTtgaagaagctgaaggtgaGCGTTGTAAAGACTCAACGGTGCGCCGTGTGCAGCTTCTCCACCACCGAGCTGCCGCTTTTCCAGAAGCATCTCCCGTCGCACAAGACGGACGGCTCGTCGCACCAGTGCACTGAGTGCGGCCTGTGCTACACGTCGCGCCACTCGCTCGCGCGACACCTCTTCATCGTGCACAAGATGAAGGAGCCTCCGAGCGCCGAGCAGCAGGAGAACGCTCCGAACGTTCCGGATACGCAGTGCAGGGTGTGCGGAAAAACGTTCGACACCGAGCCGgcgttaaacacacacatgcgcactcACGGCATGGCCTTCATCAAATCCAAGAGACTGCGCGTAGCCGAGAAGTGA